The following proteins are co-located in the Bacteroidota bacterium genome:
- a CDS encoding MBL fold metallo-hydrolase, which produces MKVTFLGTGTSQGVPIIGCSCEVCTSSNSKDNRLRTSIHLQSQSTSLVIDTGPDFRQQMLRYNIKSLDGVVFTHEHKDHTSGLDDIRAFNFLQKKKIPLYLTQRVQEAIKMEFSYIFATEKYPGIPEVDLVNIDTQPFFVGDIELIPIKVKHMKLPVLGFRINDFTYITDANSIDDSEKEKIKGTKILVLNALRHEKHPSHYTLQEALELVAELKPEIAYFTHISHQLGLHNNVQRTLPKNIQLAYDGLCIDI; this is translated from the coding sequence GAGTTCCAATTATTGGTTGTAGTTGTGAAGTCTGCACGTCTTCTAATTCTAAGGACAACCGTTTACGAACATCTATTCATCTTCAAAGTCAATCAACCTCTTTGGTCATAGATACCGGCCCTGATTTTAGGCAACAAATGCTTCGCTACAATATCAAAAGCCTTGATGGTGTTGTTTTTACACATGAACACAAAGACCATACTTCAGGGTTGGATGATATTAGAGCTTTTAATTTTTTGCAAAAGAAAAAAATTCCGTTGTATTTAACACAGCGAGTTCAAGAAGCAATAAAAATGGAGTTTTCATACATTTTTGCTACCGAGAAATACCCTGGAATACCAGAGGTAGATTTGGTAAATATTGATACCCAGCCTTTTTTTGTTGGGGATATAGAACTTATTCCAATTAAAGTAAAACACATGAAATTGCCCGTATTAGGGTTTCGCATAAACGATTTTACATACATTACAGATGCAAATAGTATTGACGATTCTGAAAAAGAAAAAATAAAAGGAACAAAAATATTGGTATTAAACGCGCTCCGACACGAAAAACATCCATCACATTATACCTTACAAGAGGCTTTAGAGTTGGTTGCTGAGTTAAAACCTGAAATAGCCTATTTTACTCATATAAGTCACCAACTAGGTTTGCACAATAATGTGCAACGTACGTTACCTAAAAATATACAGTTAGCGTACGATGGCTTATGTATAGATATATAG
- the ppsA gene encoding phosphoenolpyruvate synthase, producing the protein MEKKKQAIKTSYILNLNEVDLSHIDIVGGKNSSLGEMLQHLTRLGINIPDGFVITVSAYKRFIEYNNLDKIIKDIVAKIDLNNIESLRRSGLQIRQLIKNGKFPVDIEKQIVERYTKLSQQYKQEITDVAVRSSATAEDLPEASFAGQQETYLNVRGPESLINSVRNCFASLFTDRAISYRENLGYDHFQIGLSVGVQKMVRSDLAESGVAFSLDTESGFKDVVVINASYGLGEMIVQGAISPDEYIVFKPTLKDGFTSIIEKKMGIKDKKMVYGDNPDERVKIIPVEKHSQNRFCISDERALQLAKWVTQIEEYYSKLKNKWCPMDVEWAVDGLSNELFIVQARPETIHSRKDGKKITEYKIEDSTRSEKIVLKGIAVGDKIASGKVKIMYSLDGRTGHLDGNDFQAGDILVTDMTDPDWEPIMKKAAAIVTNKGGRTCHAAIVAREMGVPAIVGCINATEVLADDQHITVSCAEGDTGIIYNGAIEYQKQETAVSDFPKVKTPVMLNVASPDMAFQFSHIPNAGVGLAREEFIINNYIQAHPLALMQHSKLGDKDLTAKIQHLITGYEDEETFFIKKLSYGIAKIAAAFYPNKVIVRFSDFKSNEYRNLLGGKYFEPLEENPMIGWRGASRYYSKDYKEAFGMECKAIRRVREKMGLTNVVVMVPFCRTVEELIKVQEVMSEYGLERGKENLEIYLMAEVPSNIILAEEFAKHIDGFSIGSNDLTQLVLGIDRDSSLIAHLYNERNPAVKTMLSMLIRTAKKAGVKVGICGQGPSDFPDFAKFLVEEGIDSISVTPDSVLKTLKVLSKEILKAESVVN; encoded by the coding sequence ATGGAAAAGAAAAAGCAAGCCATCAAAACAAGCTATATTTTAAATCTTAATGAAGTTGACCTTTCTCACATTGATATTGTTGGAGGTAAAAACTCTTCCTTAGGCGAAATGCTGCAACATTTAACGAGGCTAGGCATTAATATCCCAGACGGTTTTGTTATAACGGTTTCTGCCTATAAACGATTTATTGAATATAATAACCTAGATAAAATCATTAAAGACATTGTTGCTAAAATTGATTTGAACAATATAGAATCGTTACGAAGATCCGGCTTACAAATTAGACAACTCATAAAAAACGGTAAATTCCCTGTGGATATTGAAAAGCAAATTGTAGAGCGTTACACAAAACTATCTCAACAATACAAGCAAGAAATTACAGATGTTGCCGTTCGTTCTTCGGCAACTGCAGAAGATTTGCCGGAAGCTTCTTTTGCTGGACAACAAGAAACGTATTTGAATGTGCGTGGACCTGAATCGTTAATTAATTCAGTTAGAAATTGCTTTGCCTCACTTTTTACCGATAGAGCTATTAGCTATCGCGAAAATTTAGGATACGATCATTTTCAAATTGGCTTATCGGTAGGTGTTCAAAAAATGGTGAGGTCTGATTTAGCGGAATCGGGAGTTGCATTCTCATTAGATACGGAAAGCGGATTTAAAGATGTTGTTGTAATAAACGCATCTTACGGCTTAGGCGAAATGATTGTACAAGGTGCTATTTCGCCTGATGAATATATTGTTTTTAAACCTACACTCAAAGATGGCTTTACTTCTATCATTGAAAAAAAAATGGGGATAAAAGACAAAAAAATGGTGTATGGAGATAATCCGGATGAGCGTGTAAAAATTATTCCTGTTGAAAAGCATTCGCAAAACCGCTTTTGTATTTCTGATGAGCGAGCGTTGCAACTGGCAAAATGGGTTACACAAATTGAAGAATATTATTCTAAATTAAAAAACAAATGGTGCCCTATGGATGTGGAGTGGGCGGTAGATGGACTTTCGAATGAATTATTTATTGTTCAAGCGCGTCCAGAAACAATTCATTCTAGAAAAGACGGAAAAAAAATTACCGAATACAAAATTGAAGATAGCACTCGCAGCGAAAAGATAGTATTAAAGGGAATAGCAGTTGGAGATAAGATTGCTAGTGGTAAGGTGAAAATAATGTATTCTTTAGATGGCAGAACGGGGCATTTGGATGGAAATGATTTTCAAGCAGGAGACATACTTGTAACGGATATGACCGATCCTGATTGGGAACCCATCATGAAAAAAGCAGCTGCTATTGTTACCAATAAAGGAGGAAGAACTTGTCATGCAGCAATTGTTGCACGTGAGATGGGAGTACCTGCTATTGTTGGTTGTATTAATGCTACTGAAGTTTTAGCGGACGATCAACATATTACTGTTTCGTGCGCAGAAGGAGATACAGGAATAATTTACAATGGTGCGATAGAATATCAAAAACAAGAAACAGCTGTAAGTGATTTCCCAAAAGTAAAAACACCTGTAATGTTAAATGTTGCTTCTCCGGATATGGCATTTCAATTTTCACATATTCCAAATGCTGGTGTAGGCTTAGCTCGAGAGGAGTTCATTATAAACAACTACATTCAAGCTCATCCTCTTGCATTAATGCAACATAGTAAACTTGGAGATAAAGATTTGACAGCTAAAATTCAACACCTAATTACTGGATATGAAGACGAGGAGACTTTTTTCATAAAAAAACTTTCGTACGGAATTGCAAAAATTGCTGCCGCATTTTATCCAAATAAAGTAATTGTGCGTTTTTCTGATTTTAAAAGCAACGAATACAGAAATCTGTTAGGAGGAAAATATTTTGAGCCGCTAGAAGAAAATCCAATGATTGGATGGAGAGGAGCATCGCGTTACTATTCAAAAGATTACAAGGAAGCTTTTGGTATGGAGTGTAAAGCCATACGCAGAGTGCGCGAAAAAATGGGATTAACAAATGTTGTTGTAATGGTTCCATTTTGTAGAACGGTTGAGGAACTTATTAAAGTGCAGGAAGTAATGTCTGAATACGGCCTAGAGAGAGGAAAAGAAAATTTGGAAATTTATTTAATGGCAGAAGTTCCTTCTAATATAATTTTGGCTGAAGAATTTGCAAAACACATTGACGGTTTTTCAATTGGCTCGAACGACCTTACACAGTTAGTTTTGGGAATTGACAGAGATTCATCGTTAATTGCGCATTTGTATAACGAACGTAACCCTGCTGTAAAAACAATGTTAAGTATGCTTATCAGAACAGCGAAAAAAGCTGGTGTTAAAGTAGGTATATGCGGCCAAGGCCCGTCAGACTTCCCTGATTTTGCGAAATTTTTGGTAGAGGAAGGTATAGATAGTATTTCTGTTACACCAGATTCTGTATTAAAAACACTAAAGGTTTTATCAAAAGAAATATTGAAAGCCGAAAGCGTAGTCAACTAA
- a CDS encoding polysaccharide biosynthesis/export family protein: protein MKKTALYIFAFYFALLLTGCSLINPSIMLKTPKDFTYTQFSDSLYASKEYKISANDIIEFRIYSNDGFKLIDLTSNSSSSSTYVGSNLNSWFYTIDYDGFTKLPVLGKTKLAGLTIREAELFLEEKYSNYYVKPFVIIKINNRRVIIYPGDAGNARVIPLLNNNTKLIEAIAYAGGLTDGGKAWKIKLIRGDLQKPEVYLIDLSMIDGIRQADMVLQANDIIYVEPRKYVLRKISTEVTPIVSLLTTIVFFTAFYFTTLKNNQ from the coding sequence ATGAAAAAAACAGCTTTATATATTTTTGCATTTTATTTTGCATTATTACTGACCGGATGCTCTCTTATAAATCCGAGTATTATGCTTAAAACGCCAAAGGATTTTACCTATACTCAATTTAGCGATTCTTTGTATGCATCGAAGGAGTATAAAATATCGGCAAATGATATTATTGAGTTTAGGATTTATTCGAATGATGGTTTTAAATTGATTGACTTAACTTCTAATTCTAGCTCAAGTAGTACCTACGTTGGAAGTAATTTGAATTCTTGGTTTTATACCATAGATTATGATGGCTTTACAAAGCTTCCGGTTTTGGGGAAGACTAAATTGGCAGGGTTAACAATCAGGGAAGCAGAGTTATTCCTAGAAGAAAAATATTCTAACTATTACGTAAAACCTTTTGTTATTATAAAAATAAATAATAGGCGTGTTATTATTTATCCCGGAGATGCAGGTAATGCAAGGGTAATTCCGCTTTTAAATAATAATACCAAACTAATTGAGGCTATTGCTTATGCAGGAGGGTTGACTGATGGTGGTAAAGCATGGAAAATTAAGCTAATTCGTGGCGACCTTCAAAAGCCTGAAGTCTATTTGATAGATTTGTCTATGATTGATGGAATAAGGCAAGCAGATATGGTTTTACAAGCCAATGATATTATTTATGTAGAGCCAAGAAAATATGTTTTGCGTAAAATCTCCACAGAGGTTACACCTATCGTTTCTTTGCTAACAACAATTGTTTTCTTTACCGCTTTTTATTTCACTACACTTAAGAATAATCAATAG
- a CDS encoding polysaccharide biosynthesis tyrosine autokinase encodes MYKEEISQTNDSFERYKERISNLTGEFELGLFIYIARRSFWVVLSLFALALLTSFLYLRYAQPKFESSTVVQIQNTNTAVKIFKVAGDDGGGELAQTLEQLRSKIFFKRALSTLPLEISYFAEGTFKNNEHYNNTPYRIEVKVKEKLIKGTKIYIDFVNPKIAEISFDYAGKKYKEKCIVDAWKSHSLFDIKVSIQDASQIQSLRKKQDIKKNDYYFVINDLDVLAAEYFPNLEVKILNQDAKTVKITYKDNDPKKASDVVTAMSQEFITFDVEKKSESSKSIINFIDEQLKFVYESLKSSEVLIQDFLKENDVNTNEDVYSVNLGRYNQLEDQIITLEIEERVLENIEKKIKKQDKIDTYTLLSMLAGSEFESSSITTQINALQEVIIKKEELFYDLTTNAESIKSIEYQIETKKRFLLESINSFKEKVKSKKEELNSKASEFQNKFTKAPEKEIEYARLQRLFSINEKYYTLLLEKKTEYSISKAGFVSNYLVLDKAFVPKSPVSPSKRTTLSLALSTAAFLSLLIILFGYVSHDKINSLTEITKQTNASISVLGIVPKYHKEIPVSQLLIDKNPKSLIAEAFRSIRSNLQFIANSPEAKIVAVTSTISGEGKTFVAINLAGIIAFSGKKVIVIDLDMRKPKIHKGFQAENFRGMSTILIGKDTVENCVQHSALPNLDYITAGPIPPNPSELIISKQMDETLERLKSLYDVVIIDNPPVGLVTDGISIIQRADFPIYIFRADYSKRNFIQNVDRLYNENGIKRLSVILNGVDVNRKTYGYNYGYGYGYGYGYGYGYGYYEEGRPHKAKNTGSALKNFFSKDKKKGSGNKGYLG; translated from the coding sequence ATGTATAAAGAAGAAATATCGCAAACGAACGATAGTTTTGAAAGGTATAAGGAGCGTATTTCTAACCTTACTGGCGAATTTGAGTTAGGTTTATTTATTTACATTGCTCGAAGGTCTTTTTGGGTGGTCTTGTCTTTGTTTGCGTTGGCTTTACTAACAAGTTTTTTGTATTTAAGGTACGCCCAACCTAAATTTGAATCATCTACTGTAGTACAAATACAAAATACGAATACAGCAGTTAAAATTTTTAAAGTTGCCGGAGATGATGGTGGTGGCGAATTAGCTCAAACATTAGAGCAACTGCGTTCGAAAATTTTCTTTAAACGTGCATTATCTACATTGCCTCTTGAAATTAGTTATTTTGCAGAAGGTACATTTAAAAACAATGAGCATTATAACAATACGCCCTACCGTATAGAGGTAAAGGTAAAAGAGAAACTTATAAAAGGGACAAAAATTTATATCGATTTTGTTAATCCCAAAATTGCTGAAATTTCTTTTGATTATGCGGGTAAAAAATATAAGGAAAAATGTATTGTTGATGCATGGAAGAGTCATAGCTTGTTTGATATAAAAGTTTCTATTCAAGACGCTTCACAAATTCAAAGTTTAAGAAAGAAACAGGATATTAAGAAAAACGATTATTACTTCGTAATTAATGATCTGGATGTTCTTGCAGCAGAATATTTTCCCAATTTAGAGGTTAAAATATTAAATCAAGATGCGAAAACAGTAAAAATAACATACAAAGACAATGACCCCAAAAAGGCCTCTGATGTGGTAACTGCAATGTCGCAAGAGTTTATCACTTTTGATGTGGAAAAGAAAAGCGAAAGCTCAAAAAGTATCATCAATTTTATTGATGAGCAGTTGAAGTTTGTGTACGAAAGCTTAAAGAGCTCCGAAGTTTTGATACAAGATTTTTTAAAAGAAAACGATGTTAATACAAATGAAGATGTTTACTCTGTTAATTTGGGTAGATATAATCAATTAGAAGATCAGATTATTACTCTTGAAATAGAAGAGCGTGTACTAGAAAACATAGAAAAAAAGATTAAAAAACAAGACAAAATTGATACCTATACATTGTTGTCTATGCTTGCCGGTTCGGAATTTGAAAGCAGTTCTATTACAACTCAAATTAATGCATTGCAAGAGGTAATAATTAAAAAAGAAGAGCTTTTTTACGATTTAACTACTAATGCTGAGTCTATTAAATCAATAGAGTATCAAATTGAAACTAAAAAGAGGTTCTTATTAGAAAGTATTAATTCATTTAAGGAAAAAGTTAAATCAAAAAAGGAAGAATTAAATAGTAAGGCAAGCGAGTTTCAAAATAAGTTTACCAAAGCTCCTGAAAAGGAAATAGAGTATGCAAGACTGCAACGCTTATTTTCCATAAATGAAAAGTACTATACTCTATTATTAGAGAAAAAAACAGAGTACTCTATTTCAAAGGCAGGCTTTGTATCAAACTACTTGGTTTTAGATAAAGCATTCGTTCCTAAAAGTCCTGTTTCGCCATCAAAACGAACAACGTTATCCTTAGCTTTATCTACAGCGGCTTTTTTATCGTTACTTATTATCCTTTTTGGCTATGTTTCTCATGATAAAATAAATTCGCTAACAGAAATTACTAAACAAACTAACGCATCAATAAGTGTATTGGGAATTGTACCTAAATACCACAAGGAAATTCCGGTATCACAATTACTAATTGATAAAAACCCTAAGTCCCTTATTGCAGAAGCCTTTAGGTCGATACGTTCTAATTTACAATTTATAGCTAATTCGCCAGAGGCTAAAATAGTGGCTGTAACCTCTACTATTTCTGGTGAGGGTAAAACTTTTGTTGCTATTAACTTAGCAGGTATAATTGCATTTTCCGGGAAAAAAGTGATTGTTATCGATTTGGATATGCGTAAACCTAAAATTCACAAAGGTTTTCAGGCAGAAAATTTTAGAGGAATGAGTACCATTCTTATAGGAAAAGATACTGTTGAAAATTGTGTTCAACACAGTGCACTTCCTAATTTGGATTATATTACTGCTGGTCCAATTCCTCCTAATCCATCAGAGCTTATTATTAGTAAGCAAATGGACGAAACCTTAGAGAGGCTAAAGTCTCTTTACGATGTAGTTATTATTGATAACCCACCTGTGGGATTGGTTACAGATGGTATAAGTATTATTCAGAGAGCAGATTTTCCAATCTATATTTTTAGAGCAGATTATTCAAAGAGGAACTTTATTCAGAATGTAGACAGACTATATAATGAAAATGGAATTAAGCGATTGTCAGTTATTTTGAATGGCGTTGATGTAAATAGAAAAACATACGGCTATAACTATGGTTACGGTTACGGCTACGGCTATGGCTATGGCTATGGCTATGGTTATTATGAAGAAGGTCGTCCACATAAAGCAAAGAATACCGGTTCTGCACTAAAAAATTTCTTTTCAAAAGACAAGAAAAAAGGATCCGGTAACAAAGGTTATTTAGGCTAA
- the rfbC gene encoding dTDP-4-dehydrorhamnose 3,5-epimerase: MQLIDTPISGLFVVQPRVIEDARGYFFESFSASVFKNIGIEANFVQDNQSLSNKGVLRGLHFQNPPHAQGKLVRVIKGAVLDLAVDIRKDSATYGKHYAIELNEQNKTMLWIPEGFAHGFLTLTDNTIFFYKCTNFYNKASEDCIKWDDSTLNINWGLSNPIISEKDQQGKPFNTFQTLF; the protein is encoded by the coding sequence ATGCAGTTAATTGATACTCCTATAAGTGGTTTATTTGTTGTGCAACCACGTGTTATTGAAGATGCACGTGGTTATTTTTTCGAGTCTTTTAGCGCTTCTGTCTTTAAGAATATCGGTATAGAAGCAAATTTTGTACAGGACAATCAATCTCTTTCCAATAAAGGTGTACTGAGAGGATTGCATTTTCAAAATCCACCGCATGCTCAGGGTAAGTTGGTTAGAGTAATAAAAGGAGCTGTATTAGATTTGGCTGTGGATATAAGAAAAGATTCCGCAACCTATGGCAAGCACTATGCAATTGAGCTAAATGAGCAAAATAAAACGATGTTATGGATTCCGGAGGGTTTTGCGCATGGTTTTTTAACTTTAACCGATAATACAATTTTCTTTTACAAATGCACCAATTTTTACAATAAAGCATCCGAAGATTGCATAAAGTGGGACGATTCTACCTTAAATATTAATTGGGGGCTCTCAAACCCTATTATTTCTGAAAAAGACCAACAAGGCAAGCCATTTAATACCTTCCAAACCTTGTTTTAA
- a CDS encoding undecaprenyl/decaprenyl-phosphate alpha-N-acetylglucosaminyl 1-phosphate transferase, translated as MIIKLLFALLLLGFSIVLNNVLLRFSKTLGIRNHDLSIVRWSASSKPALGGISFFVIFLISIASAGFLVQTHLYNARLLGVIGACCLGFIMGLADDAYNTRPLLKFLVQVSCALILIFTGTMISFFDTAWLNYLITIVWVVGIMNSVNMLDNMDAVTTSVSIAILLGIVVLLIFNNNTDSVLFYVLLGNLAALVGFLFFNWYPSKMFMGDTGSQYLGALLAAVGIIFYWNANDNTVAINNQWIRLVVPLLAFAVPIIDTTTVVVNRLLKKQSPFVGGKDHTTHHLFYIGLTERRIAILLFSISLASVAMIVWFLNNYELTINTFKYLAYISFIFFFLLLYVPTVIVKRNNNK; from the coding sequence ATGATTATAAAATTACTATTCGCATTGTTGCTTTTGGGATTTTCTATTGTACTAAACAATGTTTTGCTACGCTTTTCAAAAACTTTAGGAATAAGAAATCACGATTTAAGTATTGTTAGATGGAGCGCATCTTCCAAGCCTGCTCTTGGTGGAATATCTTTTTTTGTAATATTTTTAATTTCTATTGCTTCCGCTGGCTTTTTAGTTCAAACGCACTTATACAATGCCCGCTTATTGGGTGTTATTGGTGCATGCTGCCTTGGTTTTATAATGGGATTGGCAGACGATGCTTATAATACACGTCCTTTATTAAAATTTTTAGTTCAGGTATCGTGTGCGTTAATATTAATTTTTACTGGAACAATGATTTCATTTTTTGATACAGCGTGGCTTAATTACCTTATTACTATAGTTTGGGTAGTAGGAATTATGAATTCTGTGAATATGCTTGATAATATGGATGCCGTAACAACCAGTGTGTCTATAGCCATATTATTGGGTATTGTGGTGCTTCTCATTTTTAATAATAATACAGACTCTGTTTTGTTTTATGTTTTACTAGGAAATTTAGCGGCATTAGTAGGATTTTTATTTTTTAATTGGTATCCATCTAAAATGTTTATGGGAGATACCGGAAGTCAATATCTTGGGGCATTACTTGCTGCTGTAGGTATTATTTTTTATTGGAATGCGAATGATAATACGGTTGCAATTAATAATCAATGGATAAGATTGGTAGTTCCTTTATTGGCTTTTGCCGTACCTATAATAGATACAACTACAGTAGTTGTAAATAGACTATTAAAAAAACAGTCGCCATTTGTTGGTGGGAAGGACCACACTACTCATCACCTTTTTTATATTGGATTAACAGAGCGAAGAATAGCAATCTTGTTGTTTAGTATCTCGTTAGCTTCTGTGGCAATGATAGTTTGGTTTTTAAATAATTATGAGCTAACAATAAATACGTTTAAATACTTGGCGTATATAAGTTTTATATTCTTTTTTTTGCTATTGTACGTGCCTACAGTTATTGTAAAGAGGAACAACAATAAATAG
- a CDS encoding transglycosylase SLT domain-containing protein, translated as MKAITEITKYKKHIIASLVLVGLFLAIKLFIYAFSESKDDNSYQQYFNSHYKVFSLGLPKDLNFAGEYVPINDFSVREALDRELLVNTYWQSQTLLLQKRANRWLPIIEPILKKNGIPDDFKYIAIVESGLTNIVSPQKATGYWQIIESTAKVYGLEINEEVDERYNVIKSTEAACKYFKEAYSKFKNWTLVAASYNMGMGGVERQLEKQKVSSYYDLLLNDETSRYVFRIVSVKEIFTRPEAYGFIVRKKHLYSAIPTNEIVVDSSISDLTAFALTNGLTYKVFKIFNPWLRKNSLTNKERKPYKILLPKNEFLTADIDWEYGESDGSSHIAAAVDSAQYTVLSDTINRVIHVVREGETVSSLANKYQVDEQQIKMWNILSENNSLVPNQEIIIFKNRKN; from the coding sequence ATGAAAGCGATAACAGAGATTACAAAGTATAAAAAACATATAATAGCTTCTTTAGTATTAGTAGGCTTGTTTTTGGCTATAAAATTATTTATTTATGCGTTTAGTGAATCTAAAGATGATAATAGCTACCAACAGTATTTTAACAGTCACTACAAAGTATTTAGTTTAGGATTACCCAAGGATTTAAATTTTGCTGGAGAATATGTGCCAATAAATGATTTTTCAGTTAGAGAGGCTTTGGATAGAGAGTTATTGGTTAATACGTATTGGCAATCACAAACACTTTTACTGCAAAAAAGAGCAAATAGATGGTTGCCAATTATTGAGCCTATTCTAAAAAAGAATGGTATTCCTGATGATTTTAAATACATAGCTATTGTAGAAAGTGGATTAACAAATATTGTATCGCCCCAAAAAGCCACAGGATACTGGCAAATAATTGAAAGCACCGCTAAAGTATATGGGTTAGAAATAAACGAAGAGGTAGATGAGCGTTACAATGTTATTAAATCTACCGAAGCTGCTTGCAAATATTTTAAAGAAGCATATAGCAAATTTAAAAATTGGACACTAGTAGCCGCATCATACAATATGGGAATGGGTGGGGTAGAAAGGCAGTTGGAAAAACAGAAAGTTTCAAGCTATTACGACTTACTTTTAAATGACGAAACATCTCGATATGTATTTAGAATAGTATCTGTAAAAGAAATATTTACTAGACCGGAGGCATATGGTTTTATTGTTCGAAAAAAACACCTGTATTCTGCAATCCCAACTAATGAGATTGTAGTTGATTCATCTATATCAGATTTGACGGCCTTTGCATTAACTAACGGCCTTACGTATAAAGTATTTAAAATATTTAATCCTTGGCTAAGAAAAAACTCGCTAACTAATAAGGAACGAAAGCCGTACAAAATATTACTACCTAAAAATGAGTTTTTAACTGCCGATATTGATTGGGAGTATGGAGAATCTGATGGTTCTAGTCATATTGCGGCTGCAGTAGATTCTGCACAATATACTGTTTTGTCGGATACAATTAATAGAGTTATTCATGTTGTTAGAGAAGGGGAAACCGTATCTTCACTAGCAAATAAGTATCAAGTAGATGAACAACAAATTAAAATGTGGAATATTTTGTCTGAGAATAATTCTTTAGTGCCTAATCAGGAAATAATTATTTTCAAAAATAGAAAGAACTAA